The following proteins are encoded in a genomic region of Pseudomonas sp. Os17:
- a CDS encoding NAD(P)/FAD-dependent oxidoreductase encodes MPSAISTDVLIVGAGVAGLWLNARLRRQGFSTVLVESASLGGGQSVKSQGIIHGGAKYALHGALTGASEAIADMPRRWREALAGTGELDLSGVRLLSESHYLWSPGTLAGNLTSFFASKAVRGRVDQVKGEQLPPALQDKRFKGKVYRLAELVVDVPSVIQRLADLGGDSLLAGQKIEPLRESGQLVGLRIDDREIRAQRIVLSAGAGNAELLQALGLSQPAMQRRPLHMVLVKGPSLKPLYAHCLGGGPKPRITVTTHPAADGQWVWYLGGDLAEADGVAREPAAQIAAAQKELGQLLPWVDLSQAQWATLRVERAEPAQSGLTRPDNAFLAGQDRLLVGWPTKLALAPDFADRVLAALERDGIRPGPSQALPDLPKPPLAQTAWEQLLP; translated from the coding sequence ATGCCATCCGCTATTTCCACCGATGTGCTGATTGTCGGCGCAGGCGTCGCCGGTCTCTGGCTCAACGCCCGCCTGCGGCGCCAGGGCTTTTCCACTGTACTGGTGGAAAGCGCCAGCCTCGGTGGCGGACAGAGCGTGAAGTCCCAGGGGATCATTCACGGCGGCGCCAAGTACGCCCTGCACGGTGCCCTCACCGGCGCCTCGGAAGCCATCGCCGACATGCCCCGGCGCTGGCGCGAGGCCCTGGCCGGTACCGGCGAGCTGGACCTGTCCGGTGTGCGCCTGCTCTCCGAGTCCCACTATCTCTGGTCCCCCGGCACCCTGGCCGGCAACCTCACCAGCTTCTTTGCCAGCAAGGCCGTGCGCGGCCGGGTCGACCAGGTCAAGGGCGAGCAACTGCCTCCAGCGCTGCAGGACAAGCGCTTCAAGGGCAAGGTCTATCGGCTGGCCGAGCTGGTGGTGGACGTGCCCAGCGTCATCCAGCGTCTGGCGGACCTGGGCGGCGACAGCCTGCTGGCCGGCCAGAAGATCGAGCCACTGCGCGAGAGCGGCCAGCTGGTGGGCCTGCGGATCGATGATCGGGAAATTCGCGCGCAGCGCATCGTCCTCAGCGCCGGTGCCGGCAATGCCGAGCTGCTCCAGGCGCTCGGCCTGAGCCAGCCGGCCATGCAGCGACGCCCGCTGCACATGGTGCTGGTCAAGGGACCCAGCCTGAAACCGCTGTACGCCCATTGCCTGGGCGGCGGCCCCAAGCCGCGGATCACCGTCACCACCCATCCGGCCGCCGACGGCCAGTGGGTCTGGTACCTGGGGGGCGATCTCGCCGAAGCCGACGGCGTGGCCCGGGAGCCGGCGGCGCAGATCGCTGCAGCCCAAAAGGAACTGGGACAGCTGCTGCCCTGGGTCGACCTGAGCCAGGCGCAATGGGCCACCTTGCGAGTGGAACGGGCGGAACCGGCACAATCAGGCCTGACCCGCCCGGACAACGCCTTCCTCGCCGGACAAGACCGCCTGCTGGTGGGCTGGCCGACCAAACTGGCCCTGGCGCCGGACTTTGCTGACCGAGTCCTGGCGGCCCTGGAGCGCGATGGCATTCGCCCTGGCCCCAGCCAGGCCCTCCCCGACCTGCCCAAGCCGCCCCTGGCGCAAACGGCCTGGGAGCAACTGCTGCCATGA
- a CDS encoding DMT family transporter, with product MNAYYYLAIAICAEVIATVSMKAVKGLSTPLPLALIIVGYGVAFWMLTLVVRTVPVGVAYAVWAGMGIVMVSIAALFLYGQKLDIPAMLGMALIVLGVVVIQLFSKTAGH from the coding sequence ATGAACGCTTACTACTACCTGGCCATCGCCATCTGCGCGGAAGTGATTGCCACTGTTTCAATGAAAGCGGTCAAGGGCCTGAGCACACCGTTGCCCCTGGCGCTGATCATCGTCGGCTACGGCGTGGCCTTCTGGATGCTGACCCTGGTAGTGCGCACCGTCCCGGTGGGCGTGGCCTATGCGGTATGGGCCGGCATGGGCATCGTCATGGTCAGCATTGCCGCGCTGTTCCTGTACGGCCAGAAGCTGGATATCCCGGCGATGCTGGGCATGGCGCTGATCGTCCTCGGCGTGGTGGTGATCCAGTTGTTCTCGAAAACCGCCGGGCATTAA